In Mycolicibacterium nivoides, the DNA window TGGCGTTGGGCGTCGTTGAAGTACGCGGGCACCGTGATGACGGCGTCGGTGATGTCCTCACCGAGGTACGCCTCGGCGTCGCGCTTCAGTTTCTGCAGCACACGGGCGCTGATCTCCTGCGCCGTGTAGTTCTTGCCGTCGATCTCGACGGTCCAATCGGTGCCCATGTGACGCTTGACCGAACGGATGGTCCGGTCGACGTTGGTCACCGCCTGGTTCTTGGCGGGCTGGCCGACCAGCACCTCGCCGTTGCGCGCGAACGCGACGACGGACGGAGTGGTCCGGGAGCCCTCGGAGTTCGCGACGACGACGGGGTCGCCGCCTTCCAGGACCGCGACGCATGAATTGGTGGTCCCGAGGTCGATACCGACCGCACGAGCCATGGTGTTGCCTCCTGTTAGAGATATGGGGTCTGAGCGGACTGCGCTCAAGCTTGCTCCGGATGAGCATAGGTTGTCAACCCAGACTTGAGTCACTCTCACTCAACTTGCTGTCGATGGGGTCAACGGGGGTTTCACAGGATTTGTTCCCGGAGCCGGCGATTTTTTCGGGGATGGTTGTGATAACGCCGGTCAGGTGCTTCTTGCCGGTCAGGTACGGCGCACTCGGCCCCGCACCGACCGGGTACCGTGCCCCATAATCAGATGCCGCCGGTCGGCTCGACCGCGGCTTGACATCTGGCTCACACCGTCGCCCCAGGGGCGCAACCAGCCACTCGAGGGGGATCGAACGGCGATGGCAGACGAGATCACGACGACCGAACCGAACGTGCCCGAGGACAAGCCCGCCAAGCACGGGTACCAGCGCCGGGCGTTCAGATGGGCCACTCCGGTCGGTGACATCGCGATCGCCATCCGCACCCCGCGCAATCCCCGCCCGCTCGTTCCGAAGCGCTACGACCCGTTCGGAATCGCCGATCGCGCGCTCGATGCCGCCAAGACCAGCATGAAACTGGCCGCCTGGGGCGAGGAACAGCTGGCCACCCTGGTGAAGAACCGGCTGGAGGCCATCGATTCGGCATCGACGCCCAGGCCCGCGACGATCGCCACGCCCGAGGAACCGACGGCCCGATCGCTCAACAACAAGATGGACCGGCTGCTGGACCGCGCCCTGGACCAGAGCACCACGGGCAGCCAGGTCGAGCTCTACCACCGCCTGCTCGACCAGCTGGTCGCCGACGAAGCACGGATCATCGGCGCTCTGTCGGAGGGTGCGGCTTCGCCACTGGTCAACGTCTACACCTGGACACGGGCCCGGACGCCGGGGCAGGCCGTGCTGGAGAACGCCTGCCTGATCGGTCGCACCGCCAATGTGGCGTTGCCCGCCATGGTCCCGCAGTACGTCGGCCATCTGCTGTCGCTGGGTCTGGTCGAGACCGGTCCAGAGGATCCGTCGCAGAAGTCCGAGTACGAGGTGCTCATGGCCGAGCCCATGGTGTTGCGGGCGATCAAGGGCGCATCGCGCGGGCCACTCACCGCGCGGGTGGACAAGCTGACCCTGACGCTGTCAGGCCTGGGTCGCGGCCTGTGGGAGGCCGCGGTCCAACGGGACGGTTCGTAACCGCATGAGCGGCAGCGAGACACTTCTCGCGATCCAGACCTGGCAGGAGATCAAGGCAGATTTCGGCGTCAATTGGCTGATCTATCTGTCCATGCCGTTCGTCGCCGCCTTCGTCGGGTGGAGCACCAAGATCGTCGCGCTGGAGATGCTGTACCGGCCGATGGAGTTCAAGGGCATCGGCCTGTTCGGTTGGCAGGGCATCGTGCCCCGCCGCGCGGGCAAGGTGGGATCCAAGACCATCGAGCTGCTCACCCAGAACCTTCTGAAACCCGAAGAGCTGCTGGAGAAGGTCGACGCCAGAGAAGCCGTCGACACGTTGCGCGAGCCACTGACCCAGGCGGTCGACGAGATCTCCCGCGACATCGCCGAGCAGATCCGGCCCGGACTGTGGGATTCACTGCCCGATGCGGCGCGCAAGGCGATCATGGCGCGCGTCCACGATCAGACGCCGAAGATCGTGGAGAAGATGCTCACCGAGATGCGGTCGGACCTCAACCGGTTCGTCGACATCCAGTACCTGGCGGTCACGACGCTGGTCCGGAACAAGGACAAGCTCAACAAACTGATGCGCGGGCTCGGCGACAACGCGATGGCCTTCGTCCGCCGCAGCGGGATCTACTTCGGGCTCGCGATCGGCCTGGTCCAGATGGTCGCGTGGGCGCTGTTCCAGAATCCGTGGATCATGCCGGCCTTCGGCTTCGGCGTCGGTCTCATCAGTGACTACATCGCGCTCAACATGTTGTTCCGGCCGGTGCGGCCGACGAAGTACCTCGGCTTCATCCCGTTCCAGGGATTGCTGCACGCCGAGCGCGACAAGATCACCGCGGACTATGCGCGGATCCTGGCCCAGGACCTGTTCTCACCCGAGATCCTGTTCGACGGCGTGCTGCGCGGACCGGGCTCCGACAAGCTGTTCGCGCTGGTGGGCAAGGAGGTCGAAGCAGCCATCGATGCTCAGACCGGCATCGCGACCCCGCTGGTCAAATTCGCCGTCGGCACGCAGCGGTACAACGCCTTCAAGGACAACATGGTGAAGATGGTGCTCGAACGGCTCCCCACCACACTGGTCGAGGCCCAGGACTACGCCATGAGCGCGCTGGACCTCGAAACGACCATCATCGACAAGATGGGCCAGCTCACCAACGAGGAGTACGAGTCGATTCTGCGGCCGGTGTTCAAGGACGACGAGCCCACGATGATCGCGGTCGGCGCCATCCTCGGTGGCGTCGTCGGCGAAATCCAGGTCCAGGTCATCGAGCACTTCGGCCACAGCCCCGAGGCCGTCGCCATGGCCCTGCTGCACCACTAGCCGGACCTATTTGCCGCCGGCCAGCAGGTCGCGAGACTGCAGGGCCAGCCAGAGCTGGGCGATGTCGGCGGTGTCGGACAGGCGGGCCCCGGTGAGCTCCTCCACCTTGTGGACGCGGTACAGCACGGTCTGCCGATGCACGTTCATCGCGGCCGCTGTGCGCTGCCAGGACCGCTGGTTGGCCAGGAACGCTTCCAGCGTCTCGACCAGGCCGGTCCGGTGCTGGGCGTCATGCTCGATCAGCGGACCGAGCCAGCGCTCCACCATGGCCCGGGCATCCTCGACACCGCCCATGCCCACCCACGACGTCGCGGTGCCGTAGCGCACCACGTGATCCCCGGTCCGCTGCGCGGCACCCAGTGCCCATGTCGCCTCGCGGGCGGACTCCGCCGAACGGGCCACGGTTTTGATCACCCGGCCGGCTCCGACCCTGGCGGTCGGGCCGAGTGCGGCGGCGATGGCCTCGACCGCCGCATCGGTTCCCGGCACCACCGCATGCGATACCCCCGAACGGAACGCCGACACGTGGGGAATCCGGCGGCGCCACAACGCGACGTGTAGATCCCGCAGTCGCCGTTCGTCATCACAGGTGGCCGAGACGAACATCGACGTCGCCGGATCCAGCCCGGCGGACACCAGCTGACGACGCCCCACCCGTTGATCCATCCGCCCGTCGATGAGCTGCGCGGTCAGCTCGGCACCCGTGCGCCGGGTGTGTTCGAGCGCCAGGTGAGTCTGGGACAACTCCAGCGCGACGACGGTCGCGGCGTGCTGTATCAAAACTCCGTCGAGTGCGGCGCCGCCTTCGCGGATGACCGCCAGCACCGCATCGTCGTGCGTCGGCACCTCCCCGACCAGCACCTCGACCCCGCCTGCGGTGAGGACCGATCGCGCCCCGGCCGCCAGCGTGCCGTGCGATGCCGTGCGCACCGTCTCCTTCACGTCGTCCGGCGGGTGCGGGCCGTCAGGGTGATACGCCTCCCCGGTGACCCGGTCGCACACGTACACCGCGCATTTCAGTTCCTTCGTCAGCGCATCGGCGATACGTGATCGTGCCGCATCCCCTGCCGTGGAGTGGCGCAACGCGTCATAGATGCGTGCCGTCCGCATCAGCCGCTGGGACTGTTCGAGCAGGGTGGCCTCGGCGACCGCGCGCGAGATCGCCACGAACGGCATCGGGTAACGGATCCACACCACCGGCAACTCGAGTCGCTCACTGGCGCGGGTGAACCGTTGGGTGAGGCGGGGGCAGAACATGTCCTCGCCGATCGCGAGCCCACTGGCACCCACGCGATGCAGCTCCTCGAGCAGGTTCTCCTGGTCGGCAGCGGCAGCCGGGAACGACATGCCGTTGGTCATCAACAGTTCCCCGGCACTGACCCACTGCCATGGTTCCGGCAGATCCGAGGTGTGCGTCCAGGTCACCTGTCGATCCAGCCCGGCCTTGCCGGAGTGCAGTCGCAGCTGCAGGTGCGGCATGTCCAACAACTCGCGCACCGTAATGCTCACATGCCAACCGTATCGAGTCGTCGCGATCACGCGACTGGAATCACTGTGCACTTTCGGCAGCGAGCGAAGGCTGCAGCTCTGTCACCTGGCGTACCCGCCACAGCTTGATCAGACCGAGGTAGATGAAGAACGTCGCAACAGTCCCCACGATCCACGCCGTATCGATGCCACCGATCTTGCCTGCGACCGCGCCCTGATAGAACGCCGTTGACATGAAAGGGATTTGGACGACGAAGCCGAGGAAGTAGCTGAGCACGGCCGGGACGTTGAACGCGCCGTAGCCACTCTTGGGATCGCTGAACGAGGCCGGGTCGTAATGCCCCTTCTTCACTACGTAGTAGTCGATCAGGTTGACGATGCTCCACGGAATCAGCAGGTAGATCAGGATGCTGATGAAGTTGGAGTACTGCACGAGGAAGTCGTCGGAGAATCCGACGGCGGCGACGAAGACCACTACCGCGATCGCTGTCGCCGTGGTGTTCCTGGCCGAGGACTTCGGCGACCATTTCAGCCTGAAGGCCTGGATACAGGTCAGGGTGCACAGCGATGACCCGTACATGTTGATCACGCCGGCGTCGATCGCGCCGAAGAAGAAGACCAGCATCACGAACACGAACAGCGGGCCGGGCATGATGCGCGACAGGCTGGCCAGCTGGGCATCGGCTCCCAGGCCCGCGACGAGGAGAGCACCGACGATCATCGCTCCGGCGGCACCGAGGAGAGTGCCGAAGTACGTGTACCAGAACGCGGAACGGGGCGTGGTGGAGGACGGCAGATAGCGTGAGTAGTCCGAGACGTACGGCGCGTACGAAAGCTGCCAGATCCCGGCAACCGACGCCATGCCCAGGAAGCCGGTCCAGTTGAAGGCGCCACCGCCGCCGCCGCCACCGATGCCGCCGTGCGCCGCGGCGACCGCGGTATAGCCGAGGGTCAACACCAGCGCGAGACCCGACAGCCAGACCATCACCCGGTTCAGCCGGAGGATGAGCTGGTAGCCGACCACCACGGTGACCAGGGTGAGGAAAGTACTGAGCGCAAGCGCCACACCGGTATTCAGCGATGGGAAGACCGCGACCAAGGTCTGCTGCGCCAATATCATCAGGGAGACGATCCAGCCGACGTACGCGAGAATGACGACGACGATCACCAGCAGCGACCCGTACATCCCGAATTGGGCGCGCGCCTGGATCATCTGCGGTACACCGAGGCCCGAACCCTGCACCGAGTGCAGGGCCATGAACACCGCGCCCACGACGCTGCCGAGAAGGATCGCGATGATCGTGGACGTCACGTCCAGCTTGAAGATCGTCGGTCCCAGAAGACCCGTTACCACGGCAAGCGGGATGATCTGGACCGTAAACCAGAACGAGAAAAGGTGCCGCACCTTTCCGGTGCGCTGCGATTCCGGTACTGGCTGGATCGTCAGATACTCGACCCTCGGGGCACTGTCATGCGGCATGAGACAAGTCCTTGTTCGGTGGGTATCGGGCGGATCAGCGGATCGTGAAGCCGCGGTCGACGACGTGCTCGAGCATGTCGACGTAGCTGTCCATGTCGTCGCGCGCCGGACGAGGTGCCGCGTCGTACGGCATGGCGGCCTTCACGACCGGGCTGAGGAAGTAGGCTCCCGCGGCCAGCACGGTCAGCGCCTCGAACTGCTCCGGCTGTTCGGCGGAGAGGCTGTCGAGTGCGGCTTCGGGTTCCTTGCCCGCGCTGGAGTCCAGTGCCGCGGTGAGCACGTCGAGGAGGTCGGGCCGGTAGCCGAGGACCTGGTCGATCAGAACTCCGGACACCTCCGCGGTGGTGGCCGACGGCATGTTGTCACCGGCCGGGATCAGGGTCTCGGCCAGGGTGGCGAACACTTGGCGCTGTTGGGAATTGAGCATGAGGATCCTCAGAATGCAGTCGGGATGCTGGAGCGGGTTTCGGCGAGATGCCGCATGGAGCGCAGCGCGACGGCCATGATCGTGGCGGTGGGATTCATCCCGGTCGAGGTGACCATGGTGCTGCCGTCCACGATGAACAGGTTCGGGATGTCATGCGTCCGGCACCATTCGTCGACGACGGAGGTGGCCGGGTCGGTCCCCATCTTGGTGGTGCCCAGCAGATGCCAGGCGCTGTGCCGGACCACCGGAATCGGGTGCACCTCAACGGCTCCGGCGGCCTCGTGGGCCTCGACGGCCCGCGCGACGTTGAAGTCGAGCATGCGCCGGCAGTTCTCGCCGACCTCGTAGTGGATCTTGGCCGCCGGGATCCCGTCGGAATCGGTGACGTCGGGATCCAGTGTCACGGTGTTGGATTCGTCGGGCAGATCCTCGGTGGTGATGCCCCACTCGGTGTAACGGCCGAACGTTCGTCGCAGCCGCGGATGGAAGTTGGCCCCGAAGCCGTCGCGCCAGTTGTCACCGGGCTCCCACAGGGTCTGGGCCAGCGGGCCGCCGGTCGGCATCAGGTTCCACTTGGCTCCACGCACGAATCCCCGGTCGGTGTCGGTCTCGTAGAACTGCAGGGACTGCAGCGCCTGACCGGCCGGACCGAGCCAGGTCTCCATGTCTTCGTCGTAGGCGCCGTACACCGAGGCATAAGGGTGGGTCATCAGCCGCTTGCCGACCAGGCCCGAAGAGTTCGCCAGGCCGTCAGGAGCCGAGTTCAGCAGGAGGCGGGGCGTCCCGATTCCGTTGGCCGCCAACACCGTTACCCGGGCCGCCTGGTGTTGCAGCGTGCCGTTGCGGTCGATGTACTCCGCACCGGTCACCAGGCCGCGGTCGTTCATCGTGAGCCGGCTGACCCGGGCGCCGGTGACCAGCTGCACACCGAGCTTGATGGCGTCACGCCAGTGCGTGATGTCCGTGCTGGCCTTGGCGCCCACAGGGCAACCGGATTCGCAGGCGCCGTAACGCTGGCAGGCTTCCTGGTTCTTGTACTTCCGCGAAGCGATAGCGTTGGGCGCGGGCCACCAGTGCCAGCCGAGCTTGTCCATTCCCTTGGCGGCCACCAGTCCGTACTTGCCGATCGGCAGCGGCGGCAGCGGAAAGGTATGCGGGTCCGGGTAGGCCGGATCCCCCTCCAGACCGGACGCCCCGATGTGGTGGGTGACCTCGTCGTAGAACGGGCGCAGGTCCTCGTAGGAGAAAGGCCAGTCTTCGGCGACGCCGTCGAGGGTCTTGACCCGGAAGTCCGATGGCATGGCCCGCACCCAGTGACCGGAGAACATGATCGTGCTTCCGCCGACACCGTTGAACATCAGCGGCTCGACCGGGCTCTCGGTGCTGTCGACCGGATAGTCCGCGGAGTTCTGCCGCACGTTGGGGCTGGAATTCCACTGCTTGAGGCGGGTGAGCTCCCACTCCGGCTTGCCTGCGGTGAAATCGTCGGGCAGGTTCCAGCCGCCCTGCTCCAGGCAGACGACCTTCAGACCCTGCTGGGCCAGCTCCAGGGCGGCCACGCCGCCGGAGGCCCCGGCCCCCACGATCAGTACGTCGGGTTCGTCATGGATTTCTCGGGTGTTCACGAGTCGCACTCCAGATCAGATGGGCTGCTGTGCGATCAATGATGCGTGCGTCACACCTTCGGGAGCGAGAATTGATCCGCACAAAGCGCAGGACCGACCTTGTGCATGCGCACAAACGCTGTCAACGTCCTGTCAGTTCCGCCGAGTCGCCACCTCAACGAGACATGTTCTGTAACCGACGGGCCGCGATCGCCACCGCCAAGGTGGTCAACTGCCCAGGTTCATCGAGGTCGGTCTCGAGCAGCCGGGCCACCTGGTCGAGCCGGTAGTACAGGGACTGCCTGCGGATATGCAGGCGCTTGGCGGCCTCGGCCTTGCTGCCCGCGCACGCGATCAGCACTTGCAGCGTGCGGACCAACTCACTGCCCTTGGCCTCGTCGCTGCGTTCGAGTGCGCCGATCTGGTCGTCGACGAACTGGCGCATGGCATCGGCATCGCCGTGGCGGGCCAACAGCCGCTCCAGCACGAGCGTCTGGGCACCGATCACCGGTCCGGTCTCACCGAGCCCTTGACCGAGCCGCAACGTCTCCCGCGCCTCCACCATGGCCTTGGGCAGCATGCCGATCTCATCGACAGTGCGACTGGCTGTGGCGCACAGGTGGTTTCGCGGAAGCCGGGCAACGCGGGCGGCTTCGCGCACGGCGTCCAGGACGTCCGTCGAGGGCACCCCGGCAGGCATGGCCAGCACGCCGCACAGCAGACCGTCGACGAGTCCGAAGATGCCGTGGCCGACCTGACGCATCAGCGCATCGGCCACCGAGGCAACCGATTCGACGCGCTGCGGATCGATCGCGACGCAGACGTAGCGTTGGTCCGCCGTCGCGATACCCGCCGCCCGCAACCGCGATTCGAGCGTGCTGTGTTCGCTCACCTGATTCGCCACCAGCTGATCGAGCACCAACTGCTGCGCCCGAAGGGTGCCCGCGATGCCGGTCTGCTCGCGCATCAGGCACAGACCCAGCACTGTCGGCGCCCGGTCGAGCACTGCCGCACAGAGCAATTCGGGTACACCTTCGGGATCCACCGAAAGCCGGCCCCACGCCGTCCCGTCGACCATCACCGGCACCTCGGAACGCGGGCCGCCGGCGCTGTCGCCGATCCCGGACTCGACCATGACGCTTCCCGCGTAGTCGCTCAGCCGTGCCGACGTCCCGATCATCGCGGCGACCTGGTCGATCAGCTCGTTCAGGGTCGCGCCGCGGGCGAGGGCCTCCGACAGTGCGCGCGAAGTCTCGTCGGCGTAGCGCAGCCGCGAAACCGACCGGTCGATGAGCTCGCTGTTCACCGCCTCGGCCACCTCGGTGAAACGCAGGGTGGGCGCCAGCTCCACCACGGGGAATCCCAGCGGCAGCGCCTCCTCGACCATCTCCGGCGGTACCTGCTCGAATGTCCGCCCGACCTCGAAGAACAACCCGGCCACACCGCGTTCGGCCAACCGCCGGATGTACAGCCGGCGGCCGGCGTCGCCCACGTCGAGCAGGCCCACACCGTTGGTCAACAGCACCTCGTCACCGCGCAGCAGGCCCGCGATGTCGTAGAGATCGGTGGAATGGACCCAACGCACCGGGTGCTCGAGACTGTCATGACCGCTGAGCACGGCAGGACGCGCCGACTGCAACGACGGGTGCGCCAACACGTCTCTCACGGTCAAGGACATACGACAGTATGACCCATGGAACCCCTCAAACCTATGACACAACGTCCGTTGTCGCAGGGCCGACAGGCAGGCATTCTGGTCCACATAGGAGTGAGGAGCACACGTGACGGTCACACCGACGTCCGGACACTCCTCTGATCATGTTGCAGCACAAGACGATTACCCCGATAGAGGAAGATTGCCATGACCACACTCGTCACCGGCGGCCGCGGCTTCGTCGGCCGCCACGTGGTGGACCAGTTGCTCGCCGACGGCGAACGCGTCGTCATGTACAACCGCGACTACTCCGTCGACCCCCGGGACGGAGTCGTGGCGGTCCTCGGCGAGCTGTTCGACATCCCGCGCCTGACCGAGACCCTCCGCACCTACGAGGTGGACCGCATCATCCACACCGCCGGCCAGAGTCATCCGGCGATCTCGATCGAACTGCCGGTCACCACCTTCGCGGCCAATGCCGATGGCACGCTTGCGGTTTACGAAGCAGCCCGGATGACCGGCGTGCGTCGCATCGTGTTCTTCTCCTCGGAGTGCGCCCTGGGCAACATCACCGAGGACGGACCCGTCACCGAGGACGTCAAGCCGGCGCCCACTACCGTCTACGGCGTCACCAAGGTGGCGGGCGAACTGCTGGGCAGCGCCTACAACTCCCTCTACGACATGGAAATCGTCTCGCTGCGCATCACCGAGGTGTACGGACCGGGCCTGTGGATGCCCAGCCTGCTGGGCGACATGATCCGGGCCGGCCTGCGCGGTGAGACCTTCACCCTCGAATCCGGCGGTGACCACGGGTTCCAGTTCGTCTACGTCGACGACGTCGCCACCGCCGCCCGGTTGGCGTCCACCACCGCCAACCTGACCCAGCAGGCGTACTTCGTCTCGGGCGGCGATCGGATGACGGTCTTCGAGACCGCCGACCTGCTGAAGAAGTTCCTGCCCGACGCCCGCTTCGACATCGGTCCGGGCTACCTGCCCGACTGGGATCGACAGGTCCGGTTCGATCTGAGCCGGTCCGAGCGCGACCTCGGCTACGTACCGGGATGGGCGCTGGAGAAAGGTCTGGAGAAGCAGATCGAATGGCTGAGAGGACACGCACATGGGTGAGATGACAAACCGCATTGCCCTGGTGAGCGGGGCCTCCTCCGGGATCGGGCTGGCCACCGCCGCCACCCTGGCCCGCGAAGGGGCCGACGTCGCCGTGCTGGCCCGGCCGCAGGACGACCTGA includes these proteins:
- a CDS encoding Abi-alpha family protein produces the protein MADEITTTEPNVPEDKPAKHGYQRRAFRWATPVGDIAIAIRTPRNPRPLVPKRYDPFGIADRALDAAKTSMKLAAWGEEQLATLVKNRLEAIDSASTPRPATIATPEEPTARSLNNKMDRLLDRALDQSTTGSQVELYHRLLDQLVADEARIIGALSEGAASPLVNVYTWTRARTPGQAVLENACLIGRTANVALPAMVPQYVGHLLSLGLVETGPEDPSQKSEYEVLMAEPMVLRAIKGASRGPLTARVDKLTLTLSGLGRGLWEAAVQRDGS
- a CDS encoding DUF445 domain-containing protein; amino-acid sequence: MSGSETLLAIQTWQEIKADFGVNWLIYLSMPFVAAFVGWSTKIVALEMLYRPMEFKGIGLFGWQGIVPRRAGKVGSKTIELLTQNLLKPEELLEKVDAREAVDTLREPLTQAVDEISRDIAEQIRPGLWDSLPDAARKAIMARVHDQTPKIVEKMLTEMRSDLNRFVDIQYLAVTTLVRNKDKLNKLMRGLGDNAMAFVRRSGIYFGLAIGLVQMVAWALFQNPWIMPAFGFGVGLISDYIALNMLFRPVRPTKYLGFIPFQGLLHAERDKITADYARILAQDLFSPEILFDGVLRGPGSDKLFALVGKEVEAAIDAQTGIATPLVKFAVGTQRYNAFKDNMVKMVLERLPTTLVEAQDYAMSALDLETTIIDKMGQLTNEEYESILRPVFKDDEPTMIAVGAILGGVVGEIQVQVIEHFGHSPEAVAMALLHH
- a CDS encoding PucR family transcriptional regulator produces the protein MSITVRELLDMPHLQLRLHSGKAGLDRQVTWTHTSDLPEPWQWVSAGELLMTNGMSFPAAAADQENLLEELHRVGASGLAIGEDMFCPRLTQRFTRASERLELPVVWIRYPMPFVAISRAVAEATLLEQSQRLMRTARIYDALRHSTAGDAARSRIADALTKELKCAVYVCDRVTGEAYHPDGPHPPDDVKETVRTASHGTLAAGARSVLTAGGVEVLVGEVPTHDDAVLAVIREGGAALDGVLIQHAATVVALELSQTHLALEHTRRTGAELTAQLIDGRMDQRVGRRQLVSAGLDPATSMFVSATCDDERRLRDLHVALWRRRIPHVSAFRSGVSHAVVPGTDAAVEAIAAALGPTARVGAGRVIKTVARSAESAREATWALGAAQRTGDHVVRYGTATSWVGMGGVEDARAMVERWLGPLIEHDAQHRTGLVETLEAFLANQRSWQRTAAAMNVHRQTVLYRVHKVEELTGARLSDTADIAQLWLALQSRDLLAGGK
- a CDS encoding purine-cytosine permease family protein; protein product: MPHDSAPRVEYLTIQPVPESQRTGKVRHLFSFWFTVQIIPLAVVTGLLGPTIFKLDVTSTIIAILLGSVVGAVFMALHSVQGSGLGVPQMIQARAQFGMYGSLLVIVVVILAYVGWIVSLMILAQQTLVAVFPSLNTGVALALSTFLTLVTVVVGYQLILRLNRVMVWLSGLALVLTLGYTAVAAAHGGIGGGGGGGAFNWTGFLGMASVAGIWQLSYAPYVSDYSRYLPSSTTPRSAFWYTYFGTLLGAAGAMIVGALLVAGLGADAQLASLSRIMPGPLFVFVMLVFFFGAIDAGVINMYGSSLCTLTCIQAFRLKWSPKSSARNTTATAIAVVVFVAAVGFSDDFLVQYSNFISILIYLLIPWSIVNLIDYYVVKKGHYDPASFSDPKSGYGAFNVPAVLSYFLGFVVQIPFMSTAFYQGAVAGKIGGIDTAWIVGTVATFFIYLGLIKLWRVRQVTELQPSLAAESAQ
- a CDS encoding GMC family oxidoreductase, giving the protein MRLVNTREIHDEPDVLIVGAGASGGVAALELAQQGLKVVCLEQGGWNLPDDFTAGKPEWELTRLKQWNSSPNVRQNSADYPVDSTESPVEPLMFNGVGGSTIMFSGHWVRAMPSDFRVKTLDGVAEDWPFSYEDLRPFYDEVTHHIGASGLEGDPAYPDPHTFPLPPLPIGKYGLVAAKGMDKLGWHWWPAPNAIASRKYKNQEACQRYGACESGCPVGAKASTDITHWRDAIKLGVQLVTGARVSRLTMNDRGLVTGAEYIDRNGTLQHQAARVTVLAANGIGTPRLLLNSAPDGLANSSGLVGKRLMTHPYASVYGAYDEDMETWLGPAGQALQSLQFYETDTDRGFVRGAKWNLMPTGGPLAQTLWEPGDNWRDGFGANFHPRLRRTFGRYTEWGITTEDLPDESNTVTLDPDVTDSDGIPAAKIHYEVGENCRRMLDFNVARAVEAHEAAGAVEVHPIPVVRHSAWHLLGTTKMGTDPATSVVDEWCRTHDIPNLFIVDGSTMVTSTGMNPTATIMAVALRSMRHLAETRSSIPTAF
- a CDS encoding PucR family transcriptional regulator, whose amino-acid sequence is MRDVLAHPSLQSARPAVLSGHDSLEHPVRWVHSTDLYDIAGLLRGDEVLLTNGVGLLDVGDAGRRLYIRRLAERGVAGLFFEVGRTFEQVPPEMVEEALPLGFPVVELAPTLRFTEVAEAVNSELIDRSVSRLRYADETSRALSEALARGATLNELIDQVAAMIGTSARLSDYAGSVMVESGIGDSAGGPRSEVPVMVDGTAWGRLSVDPEGVPELLCAAVLDRAPTVLGLCLMREQTGIAGTLRAQQLVLDQLVANQVSEHSTLESRLRAAGIATADQRYVCVAIDPQRVESVASVADALMRQVGHGIFGLVDGLLCGVLAMPAGVPSTDVLDAVREAARVARLPRNHLCATASRTVDEIGMLPKAMVEARETLRLGQGLGETGPVIGAQTLVLERLLARHGDADAMRQFVDDQIGALERSDEAKGSELVRTLQVLIACAGSKAEAAKRLHIRRQSLYYRLDQVARLLETDLDEPGQLTTLAVAIAARRLQNMSR
- a CDS encoding NAD-dependent epimerase/dehydratase family protein, producing MTTLVTGGRGFVGRHVVDQLLADGERVVMYNRDYSVDPRDGVVAVLGELFDIPRLTETLRTYEVDRIIHTAGQSHPAISIELPVTTFAANADGTLAVYEAARMTGVRRIVFFSSECALGNITEDGPVTEDVKPAPTTVYGVTKVAGELLGSAYNSLYDMEIVSLRITEVYGPGLWMPSLLGDMIRAGLRGETFTLESGGDHGFQFVYVDDVATAARLASTTANLTQQAYFVSGGDRMTVFETADLLKKFLPDARFDIGPGYLPDWDRQVRFDLSRSERDLGYVPGWALEKGLEKQIEWLRGHAHG